The DNA sequence GAGAAGCGGGGTTCGGTGTCCGCCAGCACCGGCGGGATCTCGAACTCGGGGTCGTAGAACTCCATCACGGAGGGCCGCTCCGGGACCTCGGCCGAGAGCGGGGCGATGACCTCGTCGATGACGTCGAAGACCGCGACTGAGTTGTTCACCCCTAGATTGAACACCCTGGCACCGACAATTTCTCGCACATACGTTCGAACAGGCGAGACGAGTCGCCGAGCGGTCGGCGAGCGGTCCGAAACGCCGTGAAGGCCTCCTCGCCGGCATAAGAGCCGGTAAGGAGGCCTTCACGGACTTCCTGAGAGCGCTACTTCGCCTTGGTGGCCGTGGTGCGCTTCGGGGCGGTCTTCGTCGCGGTGGACTTCGTGGCCGCGGCCTTGGCGGTCTTGCTCGTGCCCGCCTTGACCGTCTTCGCCGTCGTCGACGCGGGCTTGCGCGCCGGCGCCTTCCGCTTCGGCGCCGGCCCCTTCGCCCGCTTCTCCGCCAGCAGCTCGGACGCCCGTTCGGCGGTGAGCTCGTCGATCTCGTCGCCCTTGCGCAGCGTCGCGTTGTACTCGCCGTCGGTCACGTACGGGCCGAACCGGCCGTCCTTGACCACCATCGGCTTCTTCGACACCGGGTCTTCGCCGAGCTCCTTGAGCGGCGGCTTCGCCGTGGCGGACCGGCCGCGCTGCTTCGGCTCCGCGTAGATCTTCAGCGCCTCTTCGACGGTGATCGAGAACAGCTGGTCCTCGGTCGCGAGCGAACGCGAGTCCGTGCCCTTCTTCAGGTACGGCCCGTAACGTCCGTTCTGCGCCGTGATCTCGTCGCCGGACTCCGGGTCCTTGCCGACGACGCGCGGCAGCGAAAGCAGCTTCAGCGCGTCTTCGAGGGTCACCGTCTCGATGTCCATCGACTTGAACAACGAGCCCGTACGCGGCTTCGGCTGCTTCGCCTTCGCGGCCTTCTTCTGCGCGGCCGTCGCGGTCTCGGGCAGCGGCTCGGGCTCCGGCAGCACCTCGGTGACGTACGGCCCGAAGCGACCTTCCTTCGCGACGATGTCGTGCCCGCTCACCGGGTCGGCGCCCAGCGAGCGACCCTCCTGCGGAGTCGCGAACAGCTTCTCCGCGAGCTCCAGGGACAGCTCGTCCGGGGGCAGGTCCTCGGGCAGGTTCGCCCGCTGCGAGTTCCCGTCGACCTCGCGCTCCAGGTACGGCCCGTAGCGGCCGACGCGGACCACGACCTTGTGTCCTTCGGAATCGTTGAACAGCGGGATCGAGTTGATCTCCCGCGCGTCGATGTCCTCGACACTGCCCTCGACCAGCTTCTTCAGCCCGCCGAGACGGCCGATCGAACCGTCGACGCCCATGTCGCCGCCGAAGTAGAACTTCGACAGCCACTGCCCGCGCTGCTCGTCACCGTTGGCGATGCGGTCGAGCTCGTCCTCCATGCCGGCGGTGAAGTCGTAGTCGACCAGCCGCTCGAAGTGCCGTTCCATCAGGCCGATCACGGCGAACGCGACCCACGAGGGAACGAGCGCGGAGCCCTTCTTCCAGACGTAGCCGCGGTCCTGGATGGTCTTGATGATCGACGCGTACGTCGACGGGCGGCCGATGCCCAGCTCCTCCAGCTTGCTGACCAGGCTCGGCTCGGAGTAGCGGGCCGGCGGCGACGTCGTGTGCCCGTCCGGGCTCAGCTCGGTCGCGGTGAGGTCCTGGTCCTTCTCGAGCACCGGCAGGCGGCTCTGCTTGTCGTCGGCTTCGCCGCCGGTCTCGGTGTCGACCGCTTCGACGTACGCCTTCAGGAAGCCCGCGAAGGTGATCGTGCGACCCGAAGCCGCGAAGGTGCACTCCTCGCCCGAGGTCGCGTTGCCGACGATGCGCACCGACATCGTGGTGCCCTTGGCGTCGGCCATCTGCGAGGCGATCGTGCGCTGCCAGATCATCTCGTAGAGGCGGTACTCGTCGGTGTCCAGCTCGCTCGCGACCTGGCCCGGCGTGCGGAAGACCTCGCCCGAGGGCCGGATCGCCTCGTGCGCTTCCTGCGCGTTCTTCACCTTGCGGGTGTACTGGCGCGGCGACGGCGAGACGTATTCCTTGCCGTACAGCTGCGTCGCCTGGCTGCGCGCCGCCGAGATCGCCGACTCCGACAGCGTCGTCGAGTCGGTACGCATATAAGTGATGTAACCGTTCTCGTACAGCTTCTGCGCGATCCGCATGGTGCGCTCCGAGGTGAACCGCATCTTGCGGCCCGCCTCCTGCTGCAGCGTCGAGGTCATGAACGGCGCGTACGGCTTCCGCGTGTACGGCTTTTCCTCGACGCTCGAGACCTTGAAGTCACGCTGCTTCAGCGCCTCGGCCAGACGTCGCGCGTCGGCCTCGGCCAGCACGCGGATTTCGTTGTTCGACGCCTTGAGCTGCCCGTCCGAGCCGAAGTCGCGGCCGGTGGCCAGGCGCGCGCCGTCCACGGCGACGAGGCGGGCCGCGAAGTTCCGCGGCGAGGCCTCTTCGCCCGCGTCCATCGTCGCCGAGATGTCCCAGTACGACGCCGAGGTGAAGCGCATCCGCTCGCGCTCCCGCTCGACCACGATCCGGGTCGCCACGGACTGCACGCGGCCCGCCGAAAGCTTCGGCATGACCTTCTTCCACAGCACCGGCGAGACCTCGTAGCCGTACAGGCGGTCGAGGATGCGGCGGGTCTCCTGGGCGTCGACGAGGTCGGCGTCCAGCTCACGGGTGGAGTCGGCGGCCGCGAGGATGGCCTGCTCGGTGACCTCGTGGAAGACCATCCGGCGGACCGGGACCTTCGGCTTGAGCGTCTCGAGCAGGTGCCACGCGATGGCTTCGCCCTCGCGGTCGGGGTCCGTCGCGAGGTAGAGCTCGTCGACGTCCTTGAGCAGGCTCTTCAGTTCGGTGACCTTGGACTTCTTGTCCGGGGTCACCACGTAGAGGGCCTTGAAGCCGTTGTCGACGTCGACGCCGAGCCGTGCCCACGACTCGCCCTTGTACTGGGCGGGGACGTCAGCGGCTCCACGGGGCAGGTCGCGGATGTGCCCGACGGAGGACTCGACGACGTAACCGCCGCCGAGGTAGGGGGCGATCTTGCGGGCCTTGGTCGGTGACTCGACGATAACGAGCCGCCGGTGCCCGGCGCCGTTGTCCGCCCCGGCTCCGTTCTTCTTGGTCCGTGCTCCTGCCACGCTGTCCTGCTCTCCGCTCATCTCGTCCCGCCGCCGCGGGACTGCACCACGTCTGGACCCCTGACGGGGGGCCCGAGCCCGCGTCTCGACCTGTCAGTGTGCACGCCCTCCGAGCCCGGAGGGCGTGGAGGTGGCCCAACACGCCGCTGGGCCCGTGTCCACCGCATCGCCGCTGACCTCGGCGATGTTTCCTCTCTACACCGGGCACGTGATTTCGGCCACGTCCCGCGCAGCCTAGCGCGTGACCATCCGGATACCCTCCGTTCGACGGTGGTGGGCGCGGGGAGGTCAACGCTTCACTGGTTTCCCCGTCCAGCCGAAAGGATCCGCCATGACCCGACGCCTGCTCGGCGCCGTCCTCACCGCCGTGACCGCCACCGTATTACTGGGAGTCACTCCGGCGAACGCGGCCGCGGCGAACTTCGCCGGCACCGTGGCGCTGTCCAACTGCTCCGGCTCGGTGGTCAAGCCGGCCGCGACGCCGGACACCGCACCCGCGCTCGTCATGTCCAACGGCCACTGCCTGGAAAGCGGCTTCCCCGGCCCCGGCCAGGTCATCACCAACCAGGCGTCCAGCCGGACGTTCACGTTGCTCACGGCCAGCGGGAGCAACAAGGCCACGCTCCGGGCGAAGAAGATCGTCTACGGCACGATGACCGACACCGACGTGTCGCTCTACCAGCTCACCACCACCTACGCGCAGATCAAGTCGAGCTACGGCATCTCGCCGCTCGAGCTGTCGAACGCGCACCCCACCGCGGGCTCGGCGATCGACGTCGTCTCCGGTTACTGGAAGCGCGTCTACTCCTGCAACATCGACGGGTTCGTCTACCGGCTCAAGGAGGGCAGCTGGACCTGGAAGGACTCGATCCGCTACACCTCCGCGTGCCAGACGATCGGCGGCACCTCGGGCTCGCCGATCATCTCCGGCGGCAAGGTCGTCGGCGTCAACAACACCGGCAACGAAGACGGCCAGCGCTGCACGGAGAACAACCCGTGCGAGGTCGACCAGGCCGGCAACGTCACCGTGCACCACCTGACGAACTACGGCGAAGAGACCTACGGCATCCCGGCCTGCCTCACCGCGGCCAACGAAATCGCGCTCACCCAGGCCGGCTGCACCCTGCCCCGGCCCTGACGCGGCTGCCGCACCCGGTCAGGCCGTGCTCGTCACGGCCTCCGGGTGCGGGTTCGCCTCCGGCACCGCCGCCCCGGGCCACGCCGCTTCAGCACCCGGCGGTGGTTCGCCGATGAGCTCCAGCAACGCCTCCAACCGGCGTTTCCCGGTGACCTTCACGGCCGGGACCTCGGCCTTCGGGCCGGTCAGCCGCGCCAGGACGCCCAGCGGTGTCAGCGCCTCGACCAGCCGCTCGTGCATCCCGGGCGCCAGCGGGTCGACGGCCAGCAGATAGCCCTGGGTGCCGGGCCGCCCGCCGGCCAGCGCCCACATCCGCAGCATCGCGCCGCTCAGCCGGAAGCCGTCCGGCACCGCCTTGCCCGAGTCGTCCTCCACCGGCCCCGCGCAGCCCGTACGCAGCCATTTCACCGCCATCGGAAGCAGGTCCACCCGGAACGACGTCCGGACCTGCGGGTTGCCGCAGTCGGCCTTGGAGACCTGGGCGTCCGCGCCGCGCTGCCGCAGCTCACGCGCGAGGATGTGCGCCCGCCACGGCTCCTCGACGACCACCGAAAGCCGCGCGGCGGTGCGCCCGAAACCGGTGATCTGGCCGTGGCAGCACAAAAGACCGGCCAGGTCGCCCAGGCCGGGCCCGCTGGCCTCCGCGGAGAAGAGCGAGATCGTCCGATCCACCGCGCCATACTAGAACACAAGTTCGATTCGTGGCGAGGGTCACGGGATCTTTCAGCCTGGCGGTTGGTCCAGCTGACGGCAGCTGGGTGCCCGCTCCTGGGCCGCCTCCAGGGCCGGGACGTCCTTGAGGCCCCTGAGGTAGTCGAGCGCGTCGATGCGGTCCAGCGTGGCCCTGGCCTCGCCGAGGGCCTCCTTGGTCGCCGACGCGTCGCCGTGGACCGCGTCGACGCGGCGGCGCGCGTTCTCGGCCTGCGTGCGGATCTCGGTGAACTGCCCGATGACGTCCTCGCGGCCGCCGTCCGCGGCGGGCACCGGCGGCGCGCCGAGCGCGGTCAGCCCGGCGAGGCTCCGGTCGAGCCCGCCGACCACCGACGACAGCAGGTCACCGGCGGTCCGGGACGCCTGCTGCGGGGTGCTCGGATCGACGGCCGGGAGCGCGGCCAGCGTGCGGACCAGGCCACTCACCGCGCCGCAGTAGGCGTCCGCCCATCTCGCCGCGGGATCGGCCTGCGGCACCACGGTCGTCACCGACAGACCCTGGTCCCGCGCCGGCGACTGCGTGGCGGCTTGCTGCCCGCAGCCGGCGAGGCCGATCGTGATCGTCGTGGTTAGGGCGGCGAAGACGGTTGACCGCGGCCGCACCTGAACACCTCCCGCTAGACGACGTCCCGGAGAGCCCGACGGTACCGACTCGGTGCCGCTTCGCAAGTCGCCGGCCCGGTGTGGGATGTCCCGACACGCCCCGGGCCCGGCACGCGACGCTGCGTGCCGGGCCCGGGAACGGGTACTGCGAGGGTCAGGCCTTGATCTCCGTCGGCGTGTCCGTGAGGACCGTCCCACGGCGCTTCGAGACCACGATCGCCGCGACGATCACGGCGACCGCGACCAGCGAGATGATGATGCGCACGGCCGTGTTCTGGTCCGGGCCGATCGAGAACTGCACGATGGCGGGCGCGATCAGCACGGAGACCAGGTTCATCACCTTGATCAGCGGGTTGATCGCCGGGCCGGCGGTGTCCTTGAACGGGTCACCCACGGTGTCACCGATGATGGTGGCCTCGTGCGCGGACGAGCCCTTGCCGCCGTGGTTGCCGTCCTCGACCAGCTTCTTCGCGTTGTCCCACGCGCCACCGGAGTTGGCGAGGAAGATCGCCATCAGGGTGCCGCACGCGATCGCGCCGGCCAGGTAGCCGGCGAGTGCGCCGGTGCCCAGGCCGAAGCCGACCGCGATCGGGGCGAAGACCGCCAGCAGACCCGGCGTCGTCAGCTCACGCAGCGAGTCGCGCGTGACGATGTCGACGACCCGGCCGTACTCGGGACGGGTGGTGCCCTCCATGATCCCGGGGATGTCGCGGAACTGGCGACGGACCTCATAGACCACCGCGCCGGCGGCGCGGGAGACCGCGTTGACGGCGAGACCGGAGAACATGAACACCACGGCCGCGCCGACGATGACGCCGACGAGGGTGTTCGGGCTGACGATCGTGTTGACGAACGAGTTCGCCCCGGAGATTCCGTCGGCGACACCGGCGCCCATGCCGGCCAGCGTCTTCGCGATCGCGTCCGAGTAGGAGCCGAACAGCGCCGTCGCCGCGAGCACCGCCGTGGCGATCGCGATGCCCTTGGTGATCGCCTTGGTGGTGTTGCCGACCGCGTCCAGCTCCGTGAGGATCTGCGCGGCCTTCTCGTCGACGTCGCCCGACATCTCGGCGATGCCCTGCGCGTTGTCCGAAACCGGGCCGAAGGTGTCCATCGCGACGATGACGCCGACGGTGGTCAGCAGGCCGGTACCGGCGAGCGCCACGGCGAACAGCGCGACGCCGCCGCCGAGCAGGTACGCGCCGAACACGGCCGCGCCGATCACCAGCGCGGTGTACACCGCGGACTCGAAACCGACCGAGATGCCGGAGAGGATGACGGTCGCGCCGCCGGTCTCCGACGTCTGCGCGACGTCCTTCACCGGCTTGTACTCGGTGCCGGTGTAGTAACCGGTCAGCTTCAGGATGACCGCGGCGAGCACGATGCCGATAATCACCGCGATGGTCGCGATGACCGCCGGGTTGCCCGCGTTTTCGAAGCCCGCACCGAAGTCGGAGAAGCTGCTCGGCAGGTACACGAACGCCGCGATCGCCGACAGCACCGCGGAAATCACCGCGGAGATGTAGAAGGAGCGGTTGATCGTGACGAGACCGGGCTCGCCGACGCGTGCCTTCGTGATGTAGACGCCGATCACCGCGGTGATCACGCCGATGGCCGGCACGATCAGCGGGAAGATCAGGCCGTGCACGCCGAAGGCGGTGCTGCCCAGGATCAGGGCGGCGACGAGCATGACGGCGTAGGACTCGAAGAGGTCCGCCGCCATGCCGGCGCAGTCACCCACGTTGTCACCGACGTTGTCCGCGATGGTCGCGGCGTTGCGGGGGTCGTCCTCCGGGATGCCCTGCTCGACCTTGCCGACCAGGTCCGCGCCGACGTCGGCGGCCTTGGTGAAGATGCCGCCGCCGACACGCATGAACATGGCGATCAGCGCGGCGCCGAAACCGAAGCCTTCGAGGACCTTGGGCGCCTGGCCGGTGTACACCAGCACGACGACCGCGGCACCGAACAGGCCGAGGCCGACGGTGATCATGCCGACCACACCACCGGTGCGGAAGGCCACGCGCATAGCGGTCTCGCGGCCGCCTTCCTCACGCGACGCGGCGGCCACGCGCAGGTTCGCCTGCGTCGCCAGCCACATGCCGAGGTAACCGATCGCGAACGAGAAGCCGGCGCCGACCAGGAAGAAGAGCGAGCGGCCGATCTTCTCGTTCCAGTCGTCGGCGGGAAGTGCGAAGAGCAGGAGGAACACGATCGCGCCGAAAATGGCGAGAGTGTTCCGCTGCCGCTTGAGGTAAGCGGCCGCGCCTTCCTGCACCGCCTTGGCGATGTCCTGCATCTTGGCGGTGCCCTGGCCCGCGGCCAGCACCTCCTTGAGCAAGACGTAGCCGATGACGAGTGCGGCAAGCGCGACCACGGCGACTACACCGACGATCGTGTAGCCACCTCCGGAGAGCGTGATGTTGCCGCCCTCCGCGAGGAACTGCCGTGCCATTCGTCCTCCAGGAGACGTCGACATGCGCCAGCGTCGACGGCAGGCCGAGGTTCGACACGGCCGACGCTGGCTTGGACCCTGTACCGAGCGACACGCTAGCCGGGCAGCAACGCACGTCTCACATGACGCTCACCACAGAGAGTGTGGATTGCGGGAGTGTATTGGTACTGCACCCAGGCCCGACAAGCCGTCCCGGGGACGGTACAATCCGTTACCTTGTGAGCCTCCTCACTTGATCGATCACTCTGACGCCGATCCGTTGGCCCTGCTGGGATGCGCCGGAACTGTCGGACCCCTGTGCCAAGCTCGGCGAGTGGACGAATCACGTGGGCGGCGGCTGCTGGGGCGGGTGACCGCGGGCATCCCGGCGCGCGAAGACCCGATCACGCACGTCGCGGACCTGCCGGGCCGGGCGGCGCGCTTCTCGGCGTGGCCGTCATGGGCGGATCCGGCGGTCGTGAACGCGCTGCGTGACTGCGGCGTCCCGTCGCCGTGGGCGCACCAGGCGGAGGCGGCGTCGCACGCGTACGAGGGTCGTCATGTCGTGATTTCGACCGGCACGGCGTCCGGCAAGTCGCTCGCCTACCAGCTGCCGGTGCTGTCCCGGCTCGCCGCGGGCGAGAAGACGACAGCGCTGTACCTGTCGCCGACCAAGGCGCTGGGCGCGGACCAGCTGCGGTCGGTGTCCTCTTTGGACGTGCCCGGCGTCCGCGCGGCGGCGTTCGACGGGGACACGCCGATGGTCGAGCGCGACTGGGTGCGCGCGCACGCGAACTGGGTGTTCACCAACCCGGACATGCTGCACCGCGGAATCCTCTCGGCGCACGGGCGGTGGGCGCCGTTCTTCCGGCGGCTCGGCTGCGTGGTCGTCGACGAGTGCCACAGCTACCGCGGCGTCTTCGGCTCGCACGTGGCCCTGTTGCTGCGCCGGCTCCGGCGGGTGGCGGAACACTACGGTGCTTCGCCGGTGTTCGTACTCGCGTCCGCGACAACGGCTTCGCCAGCTTCGTTCGCTTCGCGGCTCACCGGTGTTCCATGTGTCGCCGTCACCGATGACGCTTCACCGCGTGGCGCCAGGACGGTGGCGTTGTGGGAGCCGCCGCTGCTGGAGGAATTGACCGGGGAAAACGGCGCGCCGGTCCGGCGGTCGGCCGGCGCGGAGGCGTCCCGGATCCTCGCCGACCTGGTCGTCGAAGGCGCGCGATCGCTGGCCTTCATCCGCTCGCGCCGGGGCGCGGAGCTGGCCGCGCTGGGTGCGCGTCGCATACTGTCCGAAGTGGACCCGCGCTTGGCGGGAACCGTTGCGGCGTATAGGTCTGGTTACTTGCCGGAAGAGCGCCGGGCCCTGGAGGCGGCGTTGCTGTCGGGCCGGTTGCTGGGCGTCGCGACGACCAACGCGCTGGAGCTGGGCGTCGACATCGCGGGGCTGGACGCGGTGGTGCTGGCCGGCTACCCGGGCACCCTCGCGTCGTTCTGGCAGCAGGCCGGCCGGGCGGGCCGTTCGGGCGACTCGGCGCTGGTGGTGTTCGTCGCGCGCGACGACCCGCTGGACACGTACCTGGTGCACCACCCGGCGGCGTTGCTCGACAGGCCGGTGGAGTCGGCGGTGCTCGACCCGTCGAACCCGTATGTGCTGGCACCGCAGCTGGCGTGCGCGGTCGCCGAACTGCCGTTGACGGTGCCCGAACTGGAGATGTTCGGCGGCGCGGCAGCCCAGGAGGTGCTGGCCGAACTGGCGGAACAGAAACTGCTGCGACGCCGATCGAGCGGCTGGTACTGGACGTCCCGGGATCGCCCGCACGCCGACGTCGGCATCCGCGGCACGGGCGGCGAGCAGATCGCGGTGGTCGAGTCGGACTCCGGCCGCATGCTGGGCACGGTCGACCCGGGCTCGGCGTGCTTCGCGGTGCACCCCGGCGCCGTTTACCTGCACCAGGGTTCGTCGTACGTCGTGGATGAGCTGGACTTGGATCAAGGCCTGGCGCTGGTGCACGCGGAGAACCCGGACTGGACGACGACCCCGCGCGAGATCGTGGACATCTCGGTGCTGAGCACCCAGGAGAAGCAGGACTTCGGCGGAGTGAGCGTGTGCCTGGGCGAGGTGGCGGTGACATCCCAGGTGGTGGGCTACCTGCGACGACGCCCGTCGGGCGAGGTGCTGGACTCGACGCCGTTGGACCTGCCGGAGCAGAGCCTCCACACGCGGGCGGTCTGGTACACGATCTCGTCGCACCTGCTCGGCCCTGCCGAACCACCACGCGCGGGCGGGCGGGATTCGTCCGGGCGGGAGCAGGATGACCGTGGCGCGATCGCTCGGGGATCGGGCGATCGGGCGGCAGCCGGACGGGACCCGGGCGACCGGAACTTGGCCGCCCACCATGCGGTCAATCGCGAGACCGTCGCCGACGGCCGGCCGGTGGTGGCCGGGTCGACTGGGGGCGTCCGCGGATCTGGGGCCGATGGCGAGGCGGGGACCGGGGGCCATCGGGTGGGGACCGAATCTGCGGGGACGGTGGGGACCGGGGAGGAGACCCTGGCGAACGGTCGGGGGCCCGTTCACGAGGGTGGCAGGACACCGGGGGGTGCCGGATTGATTCCGGCACGGGTCCCCGGTGCCCTGCATGCCGCCGAGCACGCGGCGATCGGCCTGCTACCGCTTTTTGCTACGTGCGACCGATGGGACATCGGCGGGGTGAGTACCGCGTGGCACGAAGACACCGGGGAGGCAACGGTGTTCGTGCACGACGGCCATCCCGGGGGTGCGGGATTTGCCGAGCGCGGTTATGCCGCGATTGTCCCGTGGCTGGTCGCAACGCGGGAGGCGATCGTCTCCTGCGAGTGCCCGACGGGATGCCCGTCCTGCGTTCAGTCGCCGAAGTGCGGGAACGGCAACGAACCGCTGGACAAGGCGGGGGCGGTGGCGGTTCTGGGAACCGTGCTCGGGGCATTGCGTCAACACAGCGCCTAGAACAGCCACACAGTGGTCCATGGAGTTGTGTCCTGCTCCGCCTTGGCCGGGCTGGGACCGGCCAGGGGCGGTGGTTCGGGGTGACTCAGGCCGCGGTGGTCTGAACCAGCAGCGCCGCGTCGGAGCCGGCCAGGGCACGGACGAGAACGTCGTGCACCTCGGTGGCGTCCGGCAGCTGCCAGCCACACACCTCGGGCTTGACGCGCCAGTGCACAACACCGTGCTGGAACGGCGAGGGAGGCAGCGGGATCCAGCTGTCCTTGCCGTGCCACTGGATCGTGGCGCGGGAGGCGAGTTCGGCCGGGACGTGGTCGGCGACGGTGGTGAGGAACAGCCAGCGGCCGTTCGGCAGCGCGATGATCGGCGCGGGGTGGCCGAGGGCGCGGAGGAGGCGGCAGGCACGCTTGCCGAGTTCGTCGTCGACCTCGATGGCGTCGAGCACGGTGCCGGTCGCGACGAGCAGGCTGTGGGTGCGGTCCGAGAACCAGGTGGCGACCTCGTGGGCGTGGGTGCCGATCTGCTCGCGCCAGTTGTCACTGGCCGGGACGGGACGGCGCCAGGTCAGGTCGTCACCGTCGGTGAGCGGCGCGGGGTTGGCGCCCGGCAGCACCGGCCAGCCACGCCAAGCGAGACCGATCGCCTCCGCCCGCAGTTCGATGCGGAAGGCGCCGCGCCAGCTGTCCGGCCAATTCGCGTCCAACATGTCTTTCCTGCCTGTGAGGTCTGGTTCGTCGCGACCCCCCGAGACCCTGCCGTGGTGTCGCACGTCTCACTTAACGGCAAGTTGCACATTGCCCGGAACCCCCACGCGACAACCGGTGGTTACGGGGCGATGAGCGCCCGGTAGTCCCTACCGCCGGACCGAACGGACAAGCAGGCGTTCGACGGTGAACGGCAGGCAAACAAGGACCGCTCGTCGCGAAGAACCCCAGGATAGACGCCCGCCAGAGGGCCCATAGGGGCCGAGAGTCACCATCATCGGCCCAGGTGGACGGGGGTTTTGACCGCTCGCCGTGCGCTGATGACCGCTGCGCGTGACCAACCGCCGCTCATCGCGCGGCCCGGTGGAGGAGCCGGTCACCCCCGCATACCGACCGGTCGGCGTCCGCCGGTCGACCGCACCGGCGGGTCAGGCCGCTGGACGGCGAGCTGTGATTCCGGCTGGCAAGTTGCGGGCACGGCAGGCCTCGGCGGTCGACGCCTTGGTGAACGGCCATTCGCTCAGACCACTGAGCGGTA is a window from the Amycolatopsis sp. NBC_00355 genome containing:
- the topA gene encoding type I DNA topoisomerase; its protein translation is MSGEQDSVAGARTKKNGAGADNGAGHRRLVIVESPTKARKIAPYLGGGYVVESSVGHIRDLPRGAADVPAQYKGESWARLGVDVDNGFKALYVVTPDKKSKVTELKSLLKDVDELYLATDPDREGEAIAWHLLETLKPKVPVRRMVFHEVTEQAILAAADSTRELDADLVDAQETRRILDRLYGYEVSPVLWKKVMPKLSAGRVQSVATRIVVERERERMRFTSASYWDISATMDAGEEASPRNFAARLVAVDGARLATGRDFGSDGQLKASNNEIRVLAEADARRLAEALKQRDFKVSSVEEKPYTRKPYAPFMTSTLQQEAGRKMRFTSERTMRIAQKLYENGYITYMRTDSTTLSESAISAARSQATQLYGKEYVSPSPRQYTRKVKNAQEAHEAIRPSGEVFRTPGQVASELDTDEYRLYEMIWQRTIASQMADAKGTTMSVRIVGNATSGEECTFAASGRTITFAGFLKAYVEAVDTETGGEADDKQSRLPVLEKDQDLTATELSPDGHTTSPPARYSEPSLVSKLEELGIGRPSTYASIIKTIQDRGYVWKKGSALVPSWVAFAVIGLMERHFERLVDYDFTAGMEDELDRIANGDEQRGQWLSKFYFGGDMGVDGSIGRLGGLKKLVEGSVEDIDAREINSIPLFNDSEGHKVVVRVGRYGPYLEREVDGNSQRANLPEDLPPDELSLELAEKLFATPQEGRSLGADPVSGHDIVAKEGRFGPYVTEVLPEPEPLPETATAAQKKAAKAKQPKPRTGSLFKSMDIETVTLEDALKLLSLPRVVGKDPESGDEITAQNGRYGPYLKKGTDSRSLATEDQLFSITVEEALKIYAEPKQRGRSATAKPPLKELGEDPVSKKPMVVKDGRFGPYVTDGEYNATLRKGDEIDELTAERASELLAEKRAKGPAPKRKAPARKPASTTAKTVKAGTSKTAKAAATKSTATKTAPKRTTATKAK
- a CDS encoding S1 family peptidase, with the translated sequence MTRRLLGAVLTAVTATVLLGVTPANAAAANFAGTVALSNCSGSVVKPAATPDTAPALVMSNGHCLESGFPGPGQVITNQASSRTFTLLTASGSNKATLRAKKIVYGTMTDTDVSLYQLTTTYAQIKSSYGISPLELSNAHPTAGSAIDVVSGYWKRVYSCNIDGFVYRLKEGSWTWKDSIRYTSACQTIGGTSGSPIISGGKVVGVNNTGNEDGQRCTENNPCEVDQAGNVTVHHLTNYGEETYGIPACLTAANEIALTQAGCTLPRP
- a CDS encoding sodium-translocating pyrophosphatase, with amino-acid sequence MARQFLAEGGNITLSGGGYTIVGVVAVVALAALVIGYVLLKEVLAAGQGTAKMQDIAKAVQEGAAAYLKRQRNTLAIFGAIVFLLLFALPADDWNEKIGRSLFFLVGAGFSFAIGYLGMWLATQANLRVAAASREEGGRETAMRVAFRTGGVVGMITVGLGLFGAAVVVLVYTGQAPKVLEGFGFGAALIAMFMRVGGGIFTKAADVGADLVGKVEQGIPEDDPRNAATIADNVGDNVGDCAGMAADLFESYAVMLVAALILGSTAFGVHGLIFPLIVPAIGVITAVIGVYITKARVGEPGLVTINRSFYISAVISAVLSAIAAFVYLPSSFSDFGAGFENAGNPAVIATIAVIIGIVLAAVILKLTGYYTGTEYKPVKDVAQTSETGGATVILSGISVGFESAVYTALVIGAAVFGAYLLGGGVALFAVALAGTGLLTTVGVIVAMDTFGPVSDNAQGIAEMSGDVDEKAAQILTELDAVGNTTKAITKGIAIATAVLAATALFGSYSDAIAKTLAGMGAGVADGISGANSFVNTIVSPNTLVGVIVGAAVVFMFSGLAVNAVSRAAGAVVYEVRRQFRDIPGIMEGTTRPEYGRVVDIVTRDSLRELTTPGLLAVFAPIAVGFGLGTGALAGYLAGAIACGTLMAIFLANSGGAWDNAKKLVEDGNHGGKGSSAHEATIIGDTVGDPFKDTAGPAINPLIKVMNLVSVLIAPAIVQFSIGPDQNTAVRIIISLVAVAVIVAAIVVSKRRGTVLTDTPTEIKA
- a CDS encoding DEAD/DEAH box helicase; this encodes MTAGIPAREDPITHVADLPGRAARFSAWPSWADPAVVNALRDCGVPSPWAHQAEAASHAYEGRHVVISTGTASGKSLAYQLPVLSRLAAGEKTTALYLSPTKALGADQLRSVSSLDVPGVRAAAFDGDTPMVERDWVRAHANWVFTNPDMLHRGILSAHGRWAPFFRRLGCVVVDECHSYRGVFGSHVALLLRRLRRVAEHYGASPVFVLASATTASPASFASRLTGVPCVAVTDDASPRGARTVALWEPPLLEELTGENGAPVRRSAGAEASRILADLVVEGARSLAFIRSRRGAELAALGARRILSEVDPRLAGTVAAYRSGYLPEERRALEAALLSGRLLGVATTNALELGVDIAGLDAVVLAGYPGTLASFWQQAGRAGRSGDSALVVFVARDDPLDTYLVHHPAALLDRPVESAVLDPSNPYVLAPQLACAVAELPLTVPELEMFGGAAAQEVLAELAEQKLLRRRSSGWYWTSRDRPHADVGIRGTGGEQIAVVESDSGRMLGTVDPGSACFAVHPGAVYLHQGSSYVVDELDLDQGLALVHAENPDWTTTPREIVDISVLSTQEKQDFGGVSVCLGEVAVTSQVVGYLRRRPSGEVLDSTPLDLPEQSLHTRAVWYTISSHLLGPAEPPRAGGRDSSGREQDDRGAIARGSGDRAAAGRDPGDRNLAAHHAVNRETVADGRPVVAGSTGGVRGSGADGEAGTGGHRVGTESAGTVGTGEETLANGRGPVHEGGRTPGGAGLIPARVPGALHAAEHAAIGLLPLFATCDRWDIGGVSTAWHEDTGEATVFVHDGHPGGAGFAERGYAAIVPWLVATREAIVSCECPTGCPSCVQSPKCGNGNEPLDKAGAVAVLGTVLGALRQHSA
- a CDS encoding bifunctional DNA primase/polymerase; protein product: MLDANWPDSWRGAFRIELRAEAIGLAWRGWPVLPGANPAPLTDGDDLTWRRPVPASDNWREQIGTHAHEVATWFSDRTHSLLVATGTVLDAIEVDDELGKRACRLLRALGHPAPIIALPNGRWLFLTTVADHVPAELASRATIQWHGKDSWIPLPPSPFQHGVVHWRVKPEVCGWQLPDATEVHDVLVRALAGSDAALLVQTTAA